In the candidate division WWE3 bacterium genome, one interval contains:
- a CDS encoding F0F1 ATP synthase subunit gamma, translating into MHIKKITEDLDLYSTFWELTQTYEDVCTTKIQSIREKIFGTRTYIDGLYEVFNQLRLSHQYGPVKKTATPIAASHVLVLLTSNRRFSGKITKLVFSQFLEAYRKGGAKVIVIGKIGRHLIGQQSPKIPATCFEVPEEKIAISDLQPILNEINKYQTVDVFYGRFINLVKQLPLQYNLAGDYEALKALAPESRETPTSYIFEPSLPKIQNFFETELLTSFFRQNINESHLANLGSRAMKMEESSVTISERVKILNAALRVATRDYENRKQLNMLPAIFYGNFN; encoded by the coding sequence ATGCACATAAAAAAAATAACCGAAGATTTGGATTTATACAGCACCTTTTGGGAATTAACTCAGACCTATGAGGACGTTTGTACCACCAAGATCCAAAGCATTCGCGAAAAAATCTTTGGGACTCGAACTTATATTGACGGCCTTTACGAGGTCTTTAATCAGTTACGATTGTCGCATCAATACGGCCCGGTCAAGAAGACCGCCACACCAATCGCGGCCTCACACGTCCTGGTTCTTTTAACCTCCAACCGCCGTTTTTCCGGTAAAATTACCAAATTGGTCTTTAGCCAATTTTTAGAGGCCTATCGCAAAGGTGGCGCAAAAGTCATTGTGATCGGAAAAATTGGCCGCCATTTAATCGGTCAACAGTCACCAAAAATTCCGGCCACTTGTTTTGAAGTCCCGGAAGAAAAGATCGCAATTTCCGACCTGCAACCGATCTTAAACGAAATCAATAAATATCAAACTGTCGATGTTTTTTACGGCCGTTTTATCAATTTAGTTAAGCAGCTGCCACTACAATACAATTTAGCCGGTGATTATGAGGCTTTAAAGGCCTTGGCTCCGGAAAGCCGTGAAACGCCGACCAGTTACATTTTTGAACCCAGTCTGCCTAAAATCCAGAATTTTTTTGAAACCGAATTACTTACTTCTTTCTTTCGTCAAAATATTAACGAATCCCATTTGGCTAACCTTGGCTCCCGGGCCATGAAAATGGAGGAGAGCAGCGTTACGATTAGCGAGCGGGTAAAGATTCTAAACGCCGCTTTGCGCGTGGCGACGCGCGATTACGAAAACCGTAAACAACTAAACATGCTTCCGGCGATTTTTTATGGTAACTTTAACTGA